A window of the Brassica napus cultivar Da-Ae chromosome C5, Da-Ae, whole genome shotgun sequence genome harbors these coding sequences:
- the LOC125587227 gene encoding uncharacterized protein LOC125587227 → MQTCTPKGLGARETTRFFVRKPLTEEEENVFWVTQVKLAEEHARISRSKRPQTRKTAGDDLHKIRDLRDYITKTAADVKGVKSLIHHDTSAASKIDRLLDEAPKTPFTARITETFVSDLGKIKIPTYDGTTDLKSHLQTFQIAMGRAKLKENERDTGHCRLFVEISWEQRSNDRKTSNIDLCSLAQKEDEPLRDFLNRFKLVMARVSGIRDKVAIDALRKTLWATDYIFIEEEIKFLSQKHKSTKISSKDAASDHKSKKKNSRNDKYVHHEGGKLQGAHNYAINSKQGRTSGNTWTRNLGYDDSVFCEFHQTRGHSTVNCKVFGARLAAKLLAEETSKVIGIKDLIHDSDRPPKTDKTPENPFQGNQSGEKRGRRQNDNNRRILNMIIGECSNATTQCYPSRFTSRKLKQARVGRPGLQPATSQIMRSPSRRKKPAESTSPIATHSIDFIIRDLKVARILVYTGSTVNIIFRDTLNKMNIKLSEVVPTQKPLTGFSGITSMTLRSIKLSMMAKEVTKIIDFAFVDYPAVYDVIIGTPWINTKKEILLTYHLCIKFPTTTPRHQIPDSQRNRDNLGMPKTIATFLPGKTQATTSHDCSYHIWKHFGKR, encoded by the exons ATGCAGACGTGCACCCCAAAAGGACTAGGAGCGCGCGAAACAACTAGATTCTTTGTTCGAAAGCCCTTgacggaggaagaagaaaacgtcTTCTGGGTTACACAAGTAAAGCTCGCCGAGGAACATGCTCGAATCAGTCGCAGCAAACGCCCACAAACTCGAAAAACTGCTGGCGACGATCTCCACAAAATCCGCGATCTCCGTGATTACATCACGAAAACGGCCGCTGATGTGAAAGGGGTGAAATCCCTAATTCACCACGATACCAGTGCCGCGTCCAAGATCGATAGGCTCCTCGATGAGGCTCCAAAGACTCCCTTCACTGCTCGAATTACCGAGACCTTCGTCTCAGACCTTGGGAAAATTAAGATCCCTACCTATGATGGCACCACTGACCTTAAATCACATCTGCAGACCTTTCAGATTGCCATGGGAAGGGCAAAGCTAAAGGAAAACGAAAGAGACACCGGCCATTGCCGCCTTTTCGTCGAAATCTCAtgggagcagcgctcgaatg ATAGGAAAACTTCCAACATCGATCTTTGTAGCCTAGCCCAGAAAGAAGACGAACCTCTCCGTGACTTCTTGAATAGATTCAAGCTCGTCATGGCGAGAGTTAGCGGGATAAGGGACAAGGTGGCAATAGACGCActcagaaagacgctctg GGCTACAGATTACATCTTCATCGAAGAAGAGATAAAATTTCtgtcgcaaaaacataagtcgacAAAAATATCCTCGAAAGATGCGGCATCAGACCATAAGTctaaaaagaagaactctcgtaacgacaagtatgtccatcacgagggggggAAACTTCAGGGGGCACATAACTATGCCATAAACTCCAAACAAGGAAGGACGTCGGGAAATACGTGGACTCGAAATTTGGGTTACGATGACTCCGTCTTCTGTGAGTTTCACCAGACACGAGGACACTCGACCGTGAACTGCAAAGTCTTCGGCGCGAGGCTAGCCGCGAAACTACTCGCTGAAGAAACCTCCAAAGTCATCGGTATCAAGGATCTCATCCACGATTCCGATCGCCCGCCAAAAACTGATAAAACCCCAGAAAATCCTTTTCAAGGAAATCAGTCTGGCGAAAAGCGCGGAAGAAGGCAGAACGACAATAATCGTCGCATATTGAACATGATCATCGGCGAGTGCAGTAATGCCACGACACAGTGTTATCCATCAAGGTTTACCAGCAGAAAGCTGAAACAAGCGCGAGTCGGCCGACCGGGTCTCCAGCCTGCGACGTCCCAAATAATGCGATCACCTTCGAGGAGGAAGAAACCGGCGGAATCGACCAGCCCCATTGCGACCCACTCTATCGATTTCATAATCAGAGATCTCAAGGTCGCAAGGATCCTCGTGtatacgggaagcacggtcaacatcatcttccgcgacactctcaataaGATGAACATCAAACTGTCCGAAGTCGTACCTACGCAGAAACCGCTGACCGGTTTTTCAGGCATAACGTCGATGACGCTCAGATCGATAAAACTCTCGATGATGGCGAAAGAAGTCACAAAAATCATTGACTTTGCGTTCGTCGACTATCCGGCCGTCTACGACGTGATCATTGGAACGCCTTGGATAAACACCAAGAAGGAAATTCTGTTAACGTATCACCTATGCATCAAATTCCCGACTACCACACCTAGGCATCAAATTCCCGACTCCCAACGGAATCGCGACAATTTGGGGATGCCCAAAACAATCGCGACTTTTCTTCCTGGAAAAACACAAGCTACGACAAGTCACGACTGCTCATATCACATCTGGAAACACTTCGGAAAAAGATGA
- the LOC106442094 gene encoding uncharacterized protein LOC106442094, whose translation MGGSPPCGDSVRAVKDYKRQATTSKKWPSPVENDHQITFSALDTKGVHMPHNDPLLFDLDIGECLVAKVLIDTGSSVDLIFRDTLDKMGVDLRDMKPSSRTLTGFNGASEQMIGTIRLPVYAGGITRTVKFSVIRAKALYNAILGTPWLHSMKAVPSTYHQCVKFPGKDGKTQTIRGDQQAARELLIATVKMQQQASLVNSINKPLHKIYPQKEEVREVAIDESDPTKIIRVGVYLSDDICSRIISFIKDNASTFAWKTSDMKGIDPAVTSHELHVDPTFKPIRQKRRKLGPE comes from the coding sequence ATGGGCGGATCACCACCTTGTGGTGACTCGGTTCGAGCCGTCAAAGATTACAAACGTCAAGCAACCACCTCTAAGAAGTGGCCCTCTCCAGTCGAAAATGATCACCAGATCACTTTTTCGGCACTGGATACCAAGGGCGTCCACATGCCACATAACGATCCTCTCCTCTTCGACCTTGACATCGGTGAATGCCTAGTCGCAAAAGTCCTTATTGATACCGGCAGCTCGGTCGATCTCATCTTTCGCGACACACTCGACAAAATGGGAGTTGATTTAAGGGATATGAAGCCTTCCTCTCGCACGCTCACCGGCTTCAACGGAGCCTCGGAGCAAATGATCGGGACAATTCGTCTTCCAGTATACGCAGGTGGTATAACCCGCACcgtcaagttctccgtcatccGCGCCAAAGCACTCTATAATGCCATACTCGGAACACCATGGCTGCATTCCATGAAAGCCGTTCCTTCGACCTATCATCAATGCGTCAAGTTTCCTGGAAAGGACGGCAAAACACAGACGATTCGGGGAGATCAACAAGCCGCGAGAGAACTGCTGATCGCAACTGTAAAGATGCAGCAACAGGCTTCCCTTGTCAACTCCATTAATAAACCACTCCACAAGATATACCCCCAGAAGGAGGAAGTTCGCGAAGTCGCAATCGACGAGTCCGACCCGACGAAAATCATCCGAGTGGGTGTCTACCTGTCAGACGACATATGTTCaaggatcatctctttcatcaaagACAATGCCTCGACGTTCGCCTGGAAGACATCCGACATGAAGGGGATCGACCCCGCAGTTACCTCTCATGAACTGCACGTCGACCCGACGTTCAAACCCATCCGACAGAAGCGACGAAAACTCGGTCCAGAATGA